A genomic segment from Ptychodera flava strain L36383 chromosome 19, AS_Pfla_20210202, whole genome shotgun sequence encodes:
- the LOC139118853 gene encoding ATP-binding cassette sub-family C member 5-like: MNENEDPEVGYEPNGDLLAPKHRSYSLAEALNCHDFDLYLQEDDPGSNSTTALTPKGDKSKYGNTLKMLLPWRPGKPKDPTICPVDHSGFFCLLFYRWMNPILSKAYRSPLQTSDVWACPENETSRKNTDRFERLWNEEVEANGKNASLTRVVWRFVFTRSVIAMILMSLGQFCEFLGVALALRYILEYIENSMTDLYYGCALAAGLFLGAFLRSCFVSFVWLLSVRTGCRLRSAVLSLLFKKVLRVRNMKDKSAGEIVNICAADGQRIMDSCVFVVIPMATPFLAVTCIIYAIILVGPAALLGTAVFILFIPMQITLGKLTAKLRERVIDVTNKRVRMISEMVQCIKLIKMYAWEKSFAKVIAGIRAKERKLLEKAGFVQIVSMGTSPMVSLLASVTTLTLHTLTGNDITVSKAFTLTAIFDVMRFLIISTPFAIKSLVETKVSIGRIQEILHMKETEAIAGRPEDQGQAIVINQASFTWDVLESENNNQVEEKDARKSLENGDLVQNEETSADKQPFLSTLSGIDLVVQKGQLVGICGAVGCGKTSFISAILNEMTLVEGDIAVDGSFAYASQQPWIINATVRDNIMFGNIYAREKYERAIEACCLTADLRILPSGDLTEIGERGINVSGGQKQRVSLARALYSDRDIYLLDDPLSAVDSHVGKHIFDNLIKEALKDKTVLFVTHQLQYLSECDTILVMDGGQIVERGTHSELMAMDNAYAQLIKTFHSDGEGEDENFPDNMPMSPEEAREVERQLSNGLAYSTTSLASVRTVDTEAPEDPDVTGKLISEEVKAEGLVSRRTYHGYVKAAGGYCLAIVIIIIFALTLGCVTFGIFWLSVWLRAGSGNTTITEGNVTYISNSLTDNPRLTFYTTIYGSSVVVMLVMILLKAAIYVKSVLRASSRLHANLFANIFRCPMSFFDTTPSGRILNRFAKDMDDLDVYLPIELDLQLQYNIAIILAVIAVIVVFPWLLIAVVPLGVFFVFVYQYFRHGVREMRRIEQVTRSPWFSHISASVQGVTTIYSYGKEKLFEKRFQNLLDITTMPIILCQTTARWAAIRLDIITALLMGCTGVLIVVNSGQMTAALAGLAIVCTSQITTYFQFCAKMNAEVEARFTSTERILEYTKNLPAEAPLTDEKQKPPPEWPSEGRLQFKDFKMRYRPNLPLVLKGISCAIQPMEKVGIVGRTGSGKSSLIVALFRLVESAAGKIIIDGVDIGKIGLHDLRGKLSIIPQDPVLFIGTVRYNLDPFEVHTDDELWSALEKAYMKENIANLPQQLEAPVIENGENFSVGERQLICMARALLRNSKILMLDEATAAIDTETDSLIQQTIRNSFQHCTMLTIAHRLNTVKNYDKIMVMDNGRIAEFDRPAVLMADKYSMFSAMLAAAESHPDA, encoded by the exons ATTTGAAAGACTTTGGAATGAAGAAGTTGAAGCGAATGGAAAAAACGCATCTTTGACAAGAGTTGTGTGGCGCTTTGTGTTCACTAGGTCTGTCATTGCGATGATTCTCATGTCTCTCGGTCAATTTTGTGAGTTTCTGGGAGTG gCGCTCGCTCTGAGATACATTTTAGAGTACATTGAAAATTCCATGACTGACTTGTACTACGGATGTGCCCTGGCGGCAGGTCTCTTCCTCGGTGCTTTTCTCAGGAGTTGCTTCGTCTCGTTCGTCTGGCTGCTTTCCGTCCGCACTGGCTGTCGCCTCCGTTCCGCAGTGCTTTCCCTGCTCTTCAAAAAGGTGCTCCGAGTGAGAAATATGAAAGACAAATCAGCCGGAGAG ATCGTCAACATCTGTGCTGCGGACGGACAGAGGATCATGGACTCGTGCGTTTTCGTAGTGATCCCCATGGCAACGCCGTTTCTCGCTGTGACGTGTATTATTTACGCAATAATATTAGTGGGGCCAGCAGCTCTACTTGGAACAGCCGTGTTTATTCTGTTCATCCCTATGCAG ATTACGCTCGGTAAACTGACAGCCAAACTTCGTGAGCGGGTGATCGACGTCACCAACAAGCGAGTGCGCATGATCAGTGAAATGGTCCAATGCATCAAACTCATCAAAATGTACGCCTGGGAGAAGTCGTTTGCTAAAGTAATTGCAG GTATCAGAGCCAAGGAACGGAAACTCCTGGAGAAGGCAGGATTTGTTCAGATCGTCAGCATGGGCACGTCGCCCATGGTGTCACTTCTTGCCTCTGTGACCACCTTGACATTACACACATTAACCGGAAATGACATCACTGTCAGCAAG GCATTTACACTCACTGCAATATTTGACGTCATGAGATTCCTCATCATATCCACACCATTTGCAATAAAGTCATTGGTGGAAACCAAGGTGTCAATCGGAAGAATACAG GAGATTCTCCATATGAAAGAAACTGAAGCAATAGCCGGGCGTCCTGAAGACCAAGGACAGGCCATCGTCATTAACCAAGCGTCATTTACATGGGATGTTTTAGAATCTGAAAATAATAATCAAGTGGAGGAAAAGGACGCGAGGAAATCCTTGGAAAATGGCGACCTCGTTCAGAACGAGGAAACGTCGGCAGACAAGCAGCCGTTTCTGTCTACGTTGAGTGGTATAGATTTAGTTGTACAAAAG GGTCAGCTCGTTGGAATTTGTGGCGCGGTTGGATGTGGAAAAACGTCATTCATCTCCGCCATCTTAAATGAAATGACACTCGTAGAGGGCGACATTGCCGTGGACGGATCATTTGCATACGCCTCACAGCAGCCATGGATTATCAACGCCACGGTCAGAGACAATATTATGTTCGGTAACATTTATGCTCGAGAAAAGTATGAGAGAGCAATAGAAGCTTGCTGCTTGACAGCAGATCTTCGGATTCTACCCAGCGGTGATTTAACAGAG aTTGGTGAACGTGGGATCAATGTCAGTGGAGGCCAGAAGCAAAGAGTCAGCCTCGCGAGGGCGCTGTACTCCGACAGAGACATATATCTCTTGGACGACCCCCTCAGTGCCGTGGACAGTCACGTTGgcaaacacatttttgacaatttaatcAAAGAAGCACTCAAAGATAAAACCGTGCTCTTTGTCACCCATCAGCTACAG TATCTCAGCGAATGTGACACAATTCTAGTCATGGATGGCGGCCAGATTGTAGAACGTGGCACCCACAGTGAGCTGATGGCGATGGACAACGCGTATGCTCAGCTAATTAAAACATTCCACAGCGACGGAGAAGGAGAAGACGAGAATTTTCCAGACAACATGCCTATGTCCCCGGAGGAAGCCAGGGAAGTCGAACGGCAACTCTCCAACGGTCTCGCGTACAGCACCACCTCATTAGCCAGTGTCCGAACCGTGGATACAGAAGCCCCCGAGGATCCTGACGTCACAG gaAAGTTGATTTCGGAGGAAGTGAAGGCCGAGGGACTCGTGAGTCGGAGGACGTATCATGGTTACGTCAAGGCAGCAGGCGGGTACTGCTTGGCCATCGTCATTATTATCATATTCGCATTGACGCTCGGATGCGTAACCTTCGGTATATTTTGGCTGAGCGTCTGGTTGCGCGCCGGCAGCGGG AACACGACCATCACAGAGGGTAACGTGACGTACATCAGCAATAGTCTGACCGACAACCCAAGGTTGACGTTTTATACCACCATCTATGGGAGTTCTGTGGTCGTAATGTTAGTGATGATTCTTTTAAAGGCCGCCATCTACGTCAAG TCAGTTTTACGAGCATCGAGTAGACTGCATGCAAATTTGTTTGCAAACATTTTCCGATGTCCGATGAGCTTCTTCGACACAACTCCGTCAGGGCGTATTCTCAACAGATTTGCGAAGGATATGGATGATC TTGACGTGTACCTGCCCATTGAGCTAGATTTACAGCTGCAGTACAACATAGCCATCATCTTGGCGGTCATAGCCGTCATCGTCgtgtttccatggttactcATAGCCGTCGTTCCTCTGGGAGTCTTTTTCGTctttgtttatcaatatttccgaCACGGTGTCAGGGAGATGAGACGAATTGAGCAGGTGACGCGCTCGCCATGGTTTTCCCACATTAGCGCTTCGGTCCAGGGGGTGACTACGATATATTCCTATGGCAAAGAGAAGCTTTTCGAAAAGAG GTTTCAGAATTTGCTCGACATAACGACAATGCCGATAATTCTGTGCCAGACGACTGCGCGATGGGCCGCCATACGCCTGGACATCATCACGGCTTTGCTGATGGGCTGCACAGGAGTGCTCATCGTTGTGAACAGCGGTCAAATGACGGCCGCCCTGGCGGGACTTGCTATTGTTTGCACAAGCCAG ATAACGACATATTTCCAGTTCTGTGCCAAGATGAACGCCGAGGTCGAAGCAAGGTTTACATCAACAGAGCGAATTCTAGAGTACACGAAG AATTTGCCCGCCGAAGCGCCGCTGACAGATGAAAAACAAAAGCCCCCTCCCGAATGGCCGAGCGAGGGCAGACTCCAATTCAAGGACTTCAAGATGCGTTATCGACCAAATCTGCCGCTTGTGTTGAAAGGCATCAGCTGTGCCATACAACCGATGGAGAAAGTTGGCATTGTGGGTAGGACAGGATCAG GAAAGTCCTCCCTGATCGTGGCCCTGTTTCGTCTCGTCGAATCGGCCGCTGGAAAGATCATAATCGACGGGGTCGACATCGGAAAGATCGGACTGCACGACCTTCGAGGGAAGCTCTCAATCATTCCACAAGACCCGGTCCTTTTCATCGGTACAGTCAG ATATAATCTGGATCCTTTCGAAGTCCACACAGACGATGAACTCTGGTCAGCGCTCGAGAAAGCTTACATGAAGGAAAAT ATCGCAAATCTACCGCAGCAGTTGGAAGCCCCAGTAATCGAAAATGGTGAGAATTTCTCAGTCGGCGAGCGGCAGCTGATTTGCATGGCCAGGGCATTACTTCGAAACAGTAAG ATACTGATGTTAGACGAGGCAACTGCTGCGATTGACACCGAGACGGACAGCTTAATCCAACAGACAATCAGGAACTCATTTCAACACTGCACCATGCTGACCATAGCTCACAGGCTGAACACCGTCAAGAACTACGACAAGATCATGGTCATGGACAACGGGAGG ATAGCGGAGTTTGACAGACCAGCGGTGCTGATGGCTGACAAGTACTCCATGTTCAGCGCCATGCTAGCAGCTGCCGAAAGCCACCCCGATGCCTAG
- the LOC139118848 gene encoding uncharacterized protein, translating to MDRRIYTCLLFMAAAALSKPVEEAPDDMRTHTRVNKVIEMYQDAAEVMDSITSFLGTISQIDPKSTEVAREKASILLPEKRRAPGFQMSAWRRKRGADDTMGSLELLRRLDQEAEEMVANIYDFLDSLEEVRLLYEGTPKQTRSKGFKTSAW from the exons ATGGACCGGAGGATATACACGTGTCTGCTCTTCATGGCCGCAGCGGCTCTCTCGAAGCCCGTTGAGGAGGCCCCGGACGATATGAGAACTCACACCCGAGTGAATAAAGTAATTGAGATGTACCAGGACGCGGCCGAAGTTATGGACAGTATAACGTCATTCCTAGGTACCATATCACAGATCGACCCCAAGAGTACAGAAGTGGCCAGAGAGAAAGCGTCCATCTTGCTTCCAGAAAAACGCCGAGCACCAGG ttttcaaatGAGCGCCTGGAGGCGAAAGCGAGGCGCAGACGACACAATGGGATCTCTGGAACTTCTACGTAGGCTCGATCAAGAGGCAGAAGAAATGGTCGCAAACATTTACGATTTTCTGGACAGTCTTGAAGAG GTCCGTCTTCTTTACGAAGGTACGCCGAAACAAACACGATCGAAGGGATTCAAGACGAGTGCGTGGTGA